The following are from one region of the Natronosporangium hydrolyticum genome:
- a CDS encoding MFS transporter produces the protein MENPTVASATPSPARVATVQRRTLGLLFTTQTLGGVGVAIGLSVGALLAVELAGVGVSGLATSAAVVGAALLAVPVTWVMRQYGRRPGLAAAYLVAAVGGAAVVVAAVIGAPLLLFVGLFLFGGGTTAGNLARYTAVDLAPPAHRGRHLSLVVWATTVGAVAGPNLAPAAGRLLDGYGIPTLAAPFLFSAVLFGLAALVLLALLRPDPLQLARRMHGEPPSPAGKVGVRPAWAAVVAQPAARLGVAAMAVGHLVMVAVMAMTPVHILDAGHDDAHTLRIVGVVLSVHIAGMFAFAPVTGWLTDRYGRRRVILGGIGVLLAACAVAGTAGHHSAQLTVGLFLLGLGWSGTMVAGSTLLSESVGDDLRPSAQGLSDLVMGLAGAAGGALSGLVVAWAGYPTLALLAAIAAVPSLALALRPVRERLYG, from the coding sequence GTGGAGAACCCGACCGTCGCCTCGGCCACACCGTCACCGGCCCGGGTCGCCACCGTTCAGCGACGCACGCTCGGGCTGCTCTTCACCACCCAGACTCTCGGCGGGGTCGGGGTGGCGATCGGCCTTTCGGTGGGGGCGCTGCTGGCGGTGGAGCTGGCCGGGGTGGGCGTCTCGGGGCTCGCCACCAGCGCGGCGGTGGTGGGGGCGGCGCTGCTGGCGGTGCCGGTCACCTGGGTGATGCGACAGTACGGTCGACGCCCGGGTCTGGCGGCGGCGTACCTGGTGGCCGCGGTGGGCGGGGCGGCGGTCGTCGTCGCCGCGGTGATCGGGGCGCCGTTGTTGTTGTTCGTCGGGTTGTTCCTGTTCGGGGGCGGCACCACCGCCGGGAACCTGGCCCGTTACACCGCCGTCGATCTGGCGCCGCCGGCCCACCGGGGCCGGCACCTGTCGTTGGTGGTGTGGGCGACCACGGTGGGGGCGGTGGCTGGGCCGAATCTGGCGCCCGCCGCGGGGCGGCTCCTCGACGGGTACGGCATCCCCACCCTCGCCGCGCCGTTTCTCTTCTCGGCGGTGCTCTTCGGGTTGGCGGCGCTGGTCCTGCTGGCGCTGTTGCGGCCGGATCCGTTGCAGCTGGCCCGGCGAATGCACGGCGAACCGCCGAGCCCAGCCGGCAAGGTGGGCGTGCGGCCGGCGTGGGCGGCGGTGGTGGCGCAGCCGGCGGCGCGGTTGGGGGTCGCCGCGATGGCGGTGGGCCATCTGGTGATGGTCGCGGTGATGGCGATGACGCCGGTGCACATCCTCGACGCTGGCCACGACGACGCGCACACCTTGCGGATCGTGGGGGTGGTGCTGAGCGTGCACATCGCCGGGATGTTCGCCTTCGCGCCGGTGACCGGTTGGCTCACCGACCGGTACGGGCGGCGGCGGGTGATTCTGGGCGGGATCGGGGTGTTGCTGGCAGCCTGTGCGGTGGCCGGCACCGCCGGGCATCATTCGGCGCAGTTGACGGTCGGGTTGTTCCTGCTGGGGCTGGGCTGGTCCGGCACGATGGTGGCGGGCTCGACGCTGCTCAGCGAGTCGGTGGGCGACGATCTCCGCCCGTCTGCGCAGGGCCTCTCCGACCTGGTGATGGGCCTGGCCGGCGCCGCGGGTGGGGCGCTCTCCGGGCTGGTAGTGGCCTGGGCGGGCTACCCCACGCTGGCGCTGTTGGCGGCGATCGCCGCGGTGCCGTCGCTGGCGCTGGCGCTGCGCCCGGTGCGTGAGAGGCTGTACGGGTGA
- a CDS encoding ClpP family protease: MGQYPIPTVIEKTPAGERAYDVYSHLLSERIIFIGTEIDDGVANVVMAQLLHLEFTSPDREIGLYINSPGGTFSALNAIYDTMQFVRPDIATICMGRAASAGAVLLAAGTPGKRSVLPHAKVVLHQPFSQARGTLPDLAVEAEEVKRVRSEMDEILSRHTGHPVDKIRSDTDRSMTLGARQAVDYGLADHIIPSRKLADRGEPQLVAAAATGFG; the protein is encoded by the coding sequence ATGGGCCAGTACCCGATCCCCACGGTCATCGAGAAGACCCCCGCCGGCGAACGCGCGTACGACGTCTACTCTCACCTGCTCTCCGAGCGGATTATCTTCATCGGCACCGAGATCGACGACGGCGTCGCCAACGTGGTGATGGCGCAGCTGCTCCACCTGGAGTTCACCAGCCCGGACCGGGAGATCGGGCTCTACATCAACTCCCCCGGCGGCACCTTCAGCGCCCTGAACGCGATCTACGACACCATGCAGTTCGTCCGGCCGGACATCGCCACCATCTGCATGGGACGGGCGGCGTCCGCCGGGGCGGTGCTACTCGCCGCCGGCACCCCGGGTAAACGGTCGGTGCTCCCGCACGCCAAAGTGGTCCTACACCAGCCGTTCAGCCAGGCTCGGGGCACGCTGCCCGACCTCGCCGTGGAGGCCGAGGAGGTGAAGCGGGTGCGCTCAGAGATGGATGAGATCCTCAGCCGCCACACCGGCCACCCGGTGGACAAGATCAGAAGCGACACCGACCGGAGTATGACTCTCGGCGCCCGGCAGGCGGTCGACTATGGATTAGCAGATCACATCATTCCCAGCCGCAAGCTGGCAGACCGCGGCGAACCCCAGTTGGTCGCGGCCGCTGCCACGGGCTTCGGCTAG
- a CDS encoding HAAS signaling domain-containing protein, with protein sequence MDHDEYLRELRHRLRFRGASRKRVDDIVGEVDSHLRDSGEDPVAAFGLPDKYAASLLHSWWHSVRFMLAVIALTLAGAIVANAAPAVADGFGPALAGDRPPIELSGRQLLHLLPFLLIAGVTQLPVAHSRLSQRGRLGAGIVTGVGGGVVVVLLGDRGLAPALVLTISPTVALAAVVGLVSAGALLMLEPQLRRWLPRAGGSERRREPAG encoded by the coding sequence ATGGACCATGACGAGTACCTTCGCGAGCTGCGGCACCGGTTACGGTTTCGGGGCGCGTCCCGGAAGCGGGTCGACGACATCGTCGGCGAGGTGGACAGTCATCTCCGGGACTCCGGTGAGGACCCGGTGGCGGCATTCGGCCTACCCGACAAGTACGCCGCCAGTCTGTTGCACAGCTGGTGGCACTCGGTGCGGTTCATGCTGGCGGTCATAGCGCTGACGCTTGCTGGCGCGATCGTGGCTAACGCCGCCCCGGCCGTTGCGGACGGGTTCGGCCCGGCGCTCGCCGGTGACCGTCCGCCGATCGAGCTGTCCGGGCGGCAGCTCCTGCACCTGCTGCCGTTCCTGCTGATCGCTGGCGTGACGCAGCTGCCGGTGGCACATTCGCGGCTGTCCCAGAGGGGTCGGCTGGGCGCCGGGATCGTCACCGGGGTCGGCGGTGGTGTCGTCGTAGTCCTGTTGGGGGATCGGGGGCTCGCCCCCGCGCTGGTGCTGACCATCTCCCCGACGGTCGCACTGGCGGCGGTCGTAGGCTTGGTGAGCGCGGGAGCGCTGCTGATGCTCGAACCCCAGTTGCGGCGGTGGTTGCCGCGCGCCGGCGGCTCGGAGCGCCGCCGCGAGCCAGCCGGATGA
- a CDS encoding type II toxin-antitoxin system VapC family toxin, which yields MIVLDTSALVEFLVGADQLAEVVRSVAAGEVLAAPHAADLEIASALRGLVHENKLPANEAQRALELFAAMGVRRYEHLSLFPRIWELRHNMWPYDAAYVALAESLKVTLVTVDVKFVGAPGMRCPLRNLREA from the coding sequence GTGATCGTCCTTGACACGTCGGCGCTGGTCGAGTTCCTGGTAGGGGCAGATCAACTCGCCGAGGTGGTCCGATCCGTCGCCGCCGGTGAGGTGCTTGCCGCGCCCCACGCGGCCGACCTTGAGATCGCTTCGGCCCTTCGCGGGTTGGTCCACGAAAACAAGCTTCCTGCGAATGAGGCTCAGCGAGCCCTGGAGCTTTTTGCGGCCATGGGCGTACGGCGATATGAGCATCTCTCGCTGTTCCCGCGGATCTGGGAACTGCGACACAACATGTGGCCATACGACGCCGCCTACGTGGCGCTCGCCGAGTCGCTCAAGGTCACACTGGTCACGGTAGACGTGAAATTCGTCGGCGCTCCCGGGATGAGGTGCCCACTGCGGAACCTGAGAGAGGCATAG
- a CDS encoding L-threonylcarbamoyladenylate synthase, with amino-acid sequence MGADLPEADREQVERAAEVLRAGGLVGFPTETVYGLGADAENPAAVARIFEAKGRPTNHPLIVHLGHPEQLADWAQQPSPAAVRLAEQFWPGPLTLVLRRHPRVPLAVTGGLATVGVRVPAHPVARSLLAVFGGGIAAPSANRFGSVSPTTAGHVRDELGDAVDFVLDGGPCRVGVESTIVDVSGGAPAILRPGGVSHEDLERVLGHSVPAPTASTVRVPGQHPSHYSPRASVVLVAPDQVVAEARRLRAQGRRVGVLLPGTAAADPADMAEVVITVPESSAEYAHHLYEFLRSFDRRGCEVVVASLPEPGGIGQALRDRLRRAAGSPDAPGSG; translated from the coding sequence GTGGGTGCTGATTTACCGGAGGCCGATCGCGAACAGGTCGAGCGGGCAGCCGAGGTGCTGCGCGCCGGCGGGCTGGTCGGGTTCCCCACCGAGACCGTCTATGGGCTAGGCGCCGATGCCGAGAACCCTGCCGCGGTCGCGCGGATCTTCGAGGCGAAGGGGCGGCCGACCAACCACCCGTTGATCGTGCACCTCGGCCACCCGGAGCAGCTGGCGGATTGGGCGCAGCAACCGTCACCGGCCGCCGTACGGCTGGCGGAGCAGTTCTGGCCGGGGCCGCTGACCCTGGTCCTGCGGCGCCACCCCCGCGTGCCGCTGGCGGTCACCGGCGGGCTGGCGACGGTCGGGGTACGGGTGCCGGCCCATCCGGTGGCGCGTTCGCTGCTGGCGGTCTTCGGTGGAGGGATCGCGGCGCCGTCAGCGAACCGGTTCGGCTCGGTCAGCCCCACCACGGCCGGCCACGTCCGCGACGAGTTGGGCGACGCCGTCGACTTCGTACTCGACGGGGGCCCGTGCCGGGTGGGCGTGGAGTCGACCATCGTCGATGTTAGCGGGGGCGCGCCGGCCATCCTGCGGCCCGGTGGCGTGTCCCACGAGGACCTCGAACGGGTGCTGGGGCACTCGGTGCCGGCGCCGACCGCGAGCACCGTCCGGGTGCCGGGGCAGCACCCGTCCCACTACTCTCCGCGGGCGAGCGTGGTCCTGGTCGCGCCCGACCAGGTCGTCGCCGAGGCCCGGCGCCTGCGGGCACAGGGCCGCCGGGTGGGGGTGCTCCTGCCGGGCACCGCCGCGGCGGACCCGGCGGACATGGCGGAGGTGGTGATCACCGTCCCGGAGTCGTCGGCCGAGTACGCCCACCACCTCTACGAGTTCCTGCGCAGCTTCGACCGGCGCGGCTGCGAGGTGGTGGTGGCCTCGCTGCCGGAGCCGGGCGGCATCGGTCAGGCGCTGCGGGACCGGCTCCGCCGCGCCGCCGGCTCACCGGACGCTCCCGGATCCGGCTGA
- a CDS encoding ferredoxin — translation MTDWRISVDPQRCLGSGSCAAAAPGHFSLVGDRATATGTLVAPDDAVIEAAELCPVEAIQVHDAGTGDQLAPPPDNNG, via the coding sequence GTGACCGACTGGCGGATCAGCGTCGACCCGCAGCGCTGCCTCGGCTCGGGGTCGTGCGCCGCCGCTGCCCCGGGCCACTTCAGCCTGGTCGGCGACCGGGCGACCGCCACCGGGACCCTGGTCGCACCGGACGACGCGGTGATCGAGGCGGCGGAGCTGTGCCCGGTGGAGGCGATCCAGGTCCACGACGCGGGCACCGGTGACCAGCTCGCACCGCCCCCCGACAACAACGGGTAG
- a CDS encoding FitA-like ribbon-helix-helix domain-containing protein: protein MGSIHVRDVSDETLLTLKLRATRSGQSLQAFIRQLLDQEAVTLTTEEAAHQARAIAARSSVTADDVAAVIAEMRERPV from the coding sequence ATGGGGTCGATTCACGTACGCGACGTCTCGGACGAGACCCTGCTGACGCTCAAGTTGAGAGCCACCCGGTCCGGCCAGTCCCTGCAGGCGTTCATCCGGCAATTGCTTGATCAGGAAGCGGTGACGCTGACCACGGAGGAAGCGGCTCACCAAGCGCGGGCCATCGCTGCCCGGTCGTCGGTGACCGCCGACGATGTGGCGGCGGTGATCGCGGAGATGCGTGAGCGGCCGGTGTGA
- a CDS encoding regulatory protein RecX, giving the protein MTGKRRGRTGRGWDAAPPRARRPRAAAEQQPSSTDPPEVRDPPEVRDPAERAREICLRQLAVRPRTRAELAQTLQRQGIPDEVASEVLARYSEVGMIDDAAFARAWVSSRHHSRGLASRALGQELRRRGVDSETAGEALAELDSETELATARELVARKLRTARGEPQALLRRLVGMLARKGYPPGLAFRVVKEALAADERTAEVADHLDPDAWAADVGDPHESVDREPETPA; this is encoded by the coding sequence GTGACCGGGAAGCGTCGCGGGCGCACGGGGCGTGGCTGGGATGCGGCGCCGCCCCGTGCCCGGCGTCCTCGCGCGGCTGCGGAGCAGCAGCCGTCGTCGACTGATCCGCCGGAGGTCCGTGATCCGCCGGAGGTCCGTGATCCGGCGGAGCGGGCCCGGGAGATCTGCCTCCGCCAGCTGGCGGTGCGACCCCGCACCCGGGCCGAGCTGGCTCAGACGCTGCAGCGCCAGGGCATCCCGGACGAGGTCGCGTCGGAGGTGCTGGCGCGGTATAGCGAGGTCGGCATGATCGACGACGCCGCCTTCGCTCGAGCCTGGGTGAGTAGCCGCCATCACAGCCGTGGCCTAGCCAGTCGGGCGCTCGGGCAGGAGCTACGGCGGCGCGGGGTCGACTCCGAGACGGCTGGTGAGGCGTTGGCGGAGCTGGACTCCGAAACCGAGCTGGCGACGGCGCGGGAGTTGGTGGCGCGCAAGCTTCGCACCGCCCGCGGCGAGCCGCAGGCGTTGCTGCGGCGGCTGGTCGGGATGCTTGCCCGCAAGGGCTACCCTCCCGGTTTGGCGTTCCGGGTGGTGAAAGAGGCGCTCGCCGCCGACGAGCGGACCGCGGAGGTGGCCGACCACCTCGACCCCGACGCGTGGGCAGCCGACGTCGGTGACCCGCATGAGAGCGTCGATCGGGAGCCGGAGACCCCGGCGTAG
- a CDS encoding helix-turn-helix domain-containing protein, with product MPGRVTTGSLPARPRERTPAPRPLLRSVLGWQLRRTRQEQERTLAEVAAAARVSMAYLSEVERGRKEASSEVLAAVCDALDVDLADLLTEVGRGLATARNTHVAGESQARLGATPQARLGAGRSGTVVRLDDFRGRRARQVPLPRGRRLRGPGEVELLRAA from the coding sequence ATGCCGGGACGGGTAACCACTGGGAGCCTGCCCGCGCGCCCGCGGGAGCGGACACCAGCTCCCAGACCGCTGCTGCGCAGCGTCCTCGGTTGGCAGCTGCGCCGGACCCGGCAGGAGCAGGAGCGGACTTTGGCCGAGGTGGCGGCGGCGGCGCGGGTCTCGATGGCGTATCTCTCCGAGGTGGAGCGCGGACGCAAGGAGGCCTCCTCTGAGGTGCTGGCGGCGGTCTGCGATGCGCTGGATGTCGATCTCGCAGATCTGCTGACTGAGGTCGGCCGTGGTCTCGCCACCGCCCGCAACACCCACGTCGCGGGCGAGTCCCAGGCTCGCCTCGGTGCGACCCCGCAGGCCCGGCTGGGCGCGGGCCGCTCCGGCACCGTGGTGCGGCTGGACGACTTCCGCGGCCGGCGCGCCCGGCAGGTCCCGCTGCCCCGGGGCCGGCGGTTGCGCGGCCCGGGCGAAGTGGAACTGCTGCGGGCCGCCTAG
- a CDS encoding antibiotic biosynthesis monooxygenase family protein has protein sequence MSVATPVPPYEPPYYAVIFTSVRHDDDHEAYAAAAKRMLALATEQPGFLGVDSARGADGLGITVSYWRDRASIEAWRTHAAHLPIQETGRRRWYDMFSVHIAQVERSYRYPPPAP, from the coding sequence GTGTCCGTGGCCACACCGGTCCCGCCCTATGAGCCGCCGTACTACGCGGTCATCTTCACCTCGGTTCGGCACGACGACGACCACGAGGCCTACGCAGCCGCGGCGAAACGGATGCTGGCGCTCGCCACCGAGCAGCCCGGATTCCTCGGCGTCGACTCGGCGCGGGGCGCCGACGGGCTGGGTATCACCGTCTCCTACTGGCGCGACCGAGCATCGATCGAGGCCTGGCGGACACACGCCGCCCATCTGCCGATACAGGAGACCGGCCGCCGGCGCTGGTACGACATGTTCAGCGTCCACATTGCCCAGGTTGAGCGTTCGTACCGCTACCCACCGCCGGCGCCCTGA
- a CDS encoding cytochrome P450, which translates to MSATSQLSSPVRSYPFNPPDRLRLDPLYAELRRSEPLARVRLPFGEQAWLATRHQDVKVVLGDARFSRAAVLGRDEPRVTPQPSAPGLLAMDPPEHSRLRGLVARAFTARRVAELRPRTREIADTLLDRMVETGPPADLVAAFADPLPTTVISELLGVPEPDRAQFGRWTEAIVSTTSLTPEQIQEYIGNMHAYIAELVAQKRQQPTDDLLSAMIQARDERSDRLTEQEMVELAAGLLAAGQETTITQIPNFVYVLLTHPERWRQLCADPTLVPAAVEELLRFVPLGVTAAFPRYATEDVELGGVLVRAGEPVLAALHSANRDQEVYDRPDEIDFSREGPSHFGFGHGAHHCLGAQLARLELQAALEALVRRVPELRFAVPEGELSWKSGMLVRGLRSLPVAW; encoded by the coding sequence GTGTCCGCTACCAGCCAATTGTCCAGTCCGGTGCGCAGCTACCCGTTCAACCCGCCCGACCGGTTGCGGCTGGACCCGCTCTACGCCGAGCTGCGCCGCAGCGAACCGCTGGCCCGGGTGCGGTTGCCGTTCGGGGAGCAGGCATGGCTGGCGACCCGGCATCAGGACGTGAAGGTTGTCCTCGGCGACGCCCGGTTCAGTCGGGCAGCGGTGCTGGGGCGCGACGAGCCGCGGGTCACCCCGCAACCATCCGCGCCGGGGTTGCTGGCGATGGATCCGCCAGAGCACAGCCGGCTGCGCGGGCTGGTCGCCCGGGCGTTCACCGCCCGCCGGGTGGCGGAGCTGCGCCCGCGTACCCGGGAGATCGCCGACACCCTGCTGGACCGGATGGTCGAGACCGGGCCACCCGCGGATCTGGTGGCGGCGTTCGCCGACCCGCTGCCGACCACCGTGATCTCTGAGCTGCTGGGTGTCCCGGAGCCGGACCGGGCCCAGTTCGGCCGCTGGACCGAGGCGATCGTCTCCACCACCTCGCTGACGCCGGAGCAGATCCAGGAATATATCGGCAACATGCACGCCTACATCGCCGAGCTGGTCGCGCAGAAGCGGCAGCAGCCGACCGATGACCTGCTCAGCGCGATGATCCAGGCCCGGGACGAACGCAGCGACCGGCTCACCGAGCAGGAGATGGTGGAGCTCGCCGCCGGCCTGCTCGCCGCTGGGCAGGAGACCACGATCACCCAGATCCCTAACTTCGTCTATGTCCTGCTGACCCACCCCGAGCGGTGGCGGCAGCTGTGTGCCGACCCCACCCTGGTGCCGGCCGCCGTCGAGGAGCTGTTGCGGTTCGTCCCGCTCGGTGTCACCGCGGCCTTCCCCCGGTACGCCACCGAGGATGTCGAGCTCGGCGGGGTGCTGGTGCGCGCGGGGGAGCCGGTGTTGGCGGCGCTCCACTCCGCCAACCGGGACCAGGAGGTCTATGACCGTCCAGATGAGATCGACTTTTCCCGGGAGGGGCCGTCGCACTTCGGGTTCGGCCACGGCGCACATCACTGCCTGGGCGCGCAGTTGGCGAGGCTAGAGCTCCAGGCGGCCCTGGAGGCGCTGGTCCGCCGGGTGCCCGAGCTGCGGTTCGCGGTCCCGGAGGGGGAGCTGTCGTGGAAGTCGGGGATGCTGGTGCGCGGCCTGCGGTCGTTGCCGGTGGCGTGGTGA
- a CDS encoding DUF3046 domain-containing protein translates to MRVSDFWHRLEQVFGPGYAASVASDQVLSQLGGRTITEALGAGVAAGEVWRAVVAAYPDRVPSKLR, encoded by the coding sequence GTGAGGGTGAGCGATTTCTGGCACCGTTTGGAGCAGGTCTTCGGCCCCGGTTACGCGGCGAGCGTGGCCAGTGATCAGGTGTTGTCGCAGCTCGGCGGCCGGACCATCACCGAGGCGCTGGGCGCCGGGGTGGCGGCCGGCGAGGTGTGGCGGGCGGTGGTGGCGGCCTATCCCGATCGGGTGCCCTCGAAGCTTCGCTGA
- a CDS encoding ClpP family protease produces MPTTLVEPSVGSGNLDALLATRLLQQRIIVLGSEVDDQVANRLCAQLLLLSAEDRRTDISLYINSPGGSVSAGLAIYDTMRLIPNDVSTLAMGFAASMGQFLLCAGTAGKRFSLPHAQVLMHQGSAGFGGSAADIEIYAAQLERTSTVMTRLIAHHTGQPVERIEHDSQRDRWFSAEEALGYGLIDQVVDRVDDVRPVNTRPAMGL; encoded by the coding sequence TTGCCGACCACACTCGTGGAGCCCTCGGTGGGCTCGGGCAACCTGGATGCGCTGCTGGCCACCCGGCTGCTCCAGCAGCGGATCATCGTGCTGGGCAGCGAGGTCGACGACCAGGTCGCCAACCGGCTCTGCGCCCAGCTGCTCCTGCTCTCCGCGGAGGACCGCCGCACCGACATCAGCCTCTACATCAACTCGCCGGGCGGCTCGGTCAGCGCCGGCCTGGCCATCTACGACACCATGCGGTTGATCCCCAACGATGTCAGCACGTTGGCGATGGGGTTCGCCGCCAGCATGGGGCAGTTTCTGCTCTGCGCGGGGACGGCTGGGAAGCGGTTCAGCCTGCCGCACGCACAGGTGCTGATGCACCAGGGCTCGGCCGGCTTCGGCGGCTCCGCGGCGGACATCGAGATCTACGCCGCCCAGCTGGAGCGGACCAGCACCGTGATGACCCGGCTGATCGCGCACCACACCGGGCAGCCGGTGGAGCGGATCGAGCACGACAGTCAGCGCGACCGCTGGTTCAGCGCCGAGGAAGCGCTCGGCTACGGACTCATCGACCAAGTCGTCGACCGGGTCGATGACGTGCGCCCGGTGAACACCCGACCGGCGATGGGGCTGTAG
- a CDS encoding PadR family transcriptional regulator has product MAAAEERRAQWLRGALDLCVLAALVDRERYGYELSQRLAAAGLGQVKGGTLYPLLARLETAGLVTSRWQPGEQGPGRKYYRLTAAGQEQLATQAAAWSDFAGSVGALLGSTGEFDGP; this is encoded by the coding sequence ATGGCAGCTGCGGAGGAGCGGCGCGCCCAGTGGTTGCGCGGCGCGCTGGATCTCTGTGTGCTCGCCGCGCTGGTGGACCGGGAGCGTTATGGCTACGAGCTGAGTCAGCGGCTGGCGGCGGCCGGGCTCGGCCAGGTCAAGGGCGGCACCCTCTACCCACTGCTGGCGCGGCTGGAAACGGCCGGGCTGGTGACCTCCCGATGGCAGCCAGGTGAGCAAGGGCCCGGCCGGAAGTACTACCGATTGACCGCGGCGGGGCAGGAGCAGTTGGCGACCCAGGCTGCCGCCTGGAGTGACTTCGCCGGCAGCGTCGGCGCGCTGTTGGGCTCGACGGGAGAGTTCGATGGACCATGA
- the recA gene encoding recombinase RecA, which yields MAAVPDKEKALELALAQIDKQYGKGSVMRLGERPVVEMAVIPTGSIALDVALGVGGLPRGRVVEIYGPEAGGKTTLALHAVASAQRSGGNAAFIDAEHALDPDYAKAIGVDTDSLLVSQPDTGEQALEIADMLIRSGALDVIVIDSVAALVPRAEIEGEMGDSHVGLQARLMSQALRKLTGALNNSGTTAIFINQLREKVGVMFGSPETTSGGRALKFYASVRLDVRRIESLKDGTDVVGNRTRVKVVKNKVSAPFKQAEMDILYGRGISREGSLIDVGVEQSIIRKSGAWYTYDGDQLGQGKENARKFLAENPDVAAEIEKRILEKLGVGKVADETGGQPLPPVDF from the coding sequence ATGGCAGCAGTGCCCGACAAGGAAAAGGCGTTAGAGCTCGCGCTCGCGCAGATCGACAAGCAGTATGGCAAGGGCTCGGTCATGCGACTGGGTGAGCGACCGGTGGTCGAGATGGCGGTGATCCCGACCGGGTCGATCGCGCTCGACGTGGCGCTCGGCGTCGGTGGCCTGCCCCGTGGCCGGGTGGTCGAGATCTACGGTCCGGAGGCCGGCGGTAAGACCACGCTGGCGCTCCACGCGGTGGCGAGCGCCCAGCGTTCCGGGGGTAACGCCGCGTTCATCGACGCGGAGCACGCTCTCGACCCTGATTATGCGAAGGCGATCGGGGTGGACACCGACTCGTTGCTGGTTTCCCAGCCCGACACCGGTGAGCAGGCGCTGGAGATCGCCGACATGCTGATCCGTTCCGGGGCGTTGGACGTGATCGTGATCGACTCGGTCGCGGCGCTGGTGCCGCGGGCCGAGATCGAGGGCGAGATGGGAGACAGCCACGTCGGGTTGCAGGCCCGGTTGATGAGCCAGGCGCTGCGCAAGCTCACCGGGGCGTTGAACAACTCCGGCACCACCGCGATCTTCATCAACCAGCTCCGGGAGAAGGTCGGCGTCATGTTCGGGTCGCCGGAGACCACCTCTGGTGGCCGGGCGTTGAAGTTCTACGCTTCGGTACGGCTGGATGTGCGGCGGATCGAGAGCCTGAAGGACGGCACCGACGTCGTCGGCAACCGGACCCGGGTCAAGGTTGTGAAAAATAAGGTCTCCGCGCCGTTCAAGCAGGCGGAGATGGATATTCTCTACGGTCGCGGGATCTCTCGCGAAGGCTCGCTGATCGATGTCGGGGTGGAGCAGTCGATCATCCGGAAGTCCGGCGCCTGGTATACCTACGACGGCGACCAGCTCGGGCAGGGCAAGGAAAATGCCCGGAAGTTCCTGGCGGAGAATCCAGACGTCGCCGCGGAGATCGAGAAGCGGATCCTGGAGAAGCTCGGCGTCGGCAAGGTCGCGGACGAGACGGGTGGCCAGCCGTTGCCGCCGGTCGACTTCTGA